One window from the genome of Nicotiana tomentosiformis chromosome 5, ASM39032v3, whole genome shotgun sequence encodes:
- the LOC138892067 gene encoding uncharacterized protein → MELRQTITALECRLMEALSTIDAMKAKIESLEENVSAGVTEAASNVVVTREAKIEAPKPPVFKGVRDAQEVENFLWHLENYFKHGKVKDDEAMINTAFKVEFKRQFFPNNVLYEARRKLRELKQTGSIRVYVKEFTTLMLQIPNLTNDDLLFHFMDGLQNWAKQELQRRQVANIDQAIVETESLMDFRHDKHDKGKVKESKFNNVKGGGDRGKGKEIQQQYYKAQDSKKLSGRQGYAEKKAQAEKKGYYICGGPHSFRNCPDLKSLSAMVRERKE, encoded by the exons ATGGAACTAAGGCAAACTATAACTGCCTTAGAGTGCAGACTCATGGAGGCTTTGAGTACTATCGATGCTatgaaggcaaagatagagtcactcGAGGAGAATGTTAGTGCTGGCGTGACCGAGGCAGCTAGCAATGTTGTGGTGACGagggaggccaagatcgaggctcccaaacccccggtgttcaaaggtgttcgtgatgcgcaagaagtggaaaacttcctttggcacttggagaactacttcaAGCACGGCAAAGTGAAGGACGACGAGGCCATGATCAACACTGCG TTCAAAGTCGAGTTCAAGCGACAGTTCTTTCCAAACAATGTCTTGTACGAGGCAAGGCGCAAACTTAGGGAGTTGAAGCAAACAGGGAGCATACGTGTCTATGTCAAGGAATTCACTACCCTTATGCTTCAAATCCCCAACCTGACCAATGATGACTTGTTGTTCCACTTCATGGACGGGTTGCAAAATTGGGCTAAGCAGGAGTTACAACGCCGGCAAGTCGCAAATATAGACCAAGCCATAGTGGAGACCGAATCATTGATGGATTTCAGGCATGACAAACACGACAAAGGGAAAGTCAAAGAATCAAAGTTTAACAATGTCAAAGGTGGGGGAGACCGTGGCAAAGGCaaggagatacaacaacaatactacAAGGCTCAAGATTCCAAAAAGTTGAGTGGCCGTCAGGGGTACGCCGAGAAGAAAGCGCAAGCCGAGAAGAAGGGATATTACATATGCGGAGGGCCTCACAGCTTCAGGAATTGTCCCGACCTAAAGAGCCTTAGCGCCATGGTCCGTGAACGGAAGGAGTAG
- the LOC104114197 gene encoding protein FLOWERINGUS T 1-like: protein MPRIDPLIVGRVVGDVLDPFTRSVDLRVVYNNREVNNACGLKPSQIVTQPRVQIGGDDLRNFYTLVMVDPDAPSPSNPNLREYLHWLVTDIPATTDTSFGNEVICYESPQPSLGIHRFVFVLFRQLGRETVYAPGWRQNFTTRDFAELYNLGLPVAAVYFNCHRESGTGGRRA, encoded by the exons ATGCCAAGAATAGATCCTTTGATAGTTGGTCGTGTGGTAGGAGATGTTTTAGATCCATTCACAAGGTCTGTTGATCTTAGAGTGGTTTACAATAATAGGGAAGTCAACAATGCATGTGGCTTGAAACCTTCTCAAATTGTTACGCAACCTAGGGTTCAAATTGGAGGGGATGATCTTCGCAACTTTTACACTCTG GTTATGGTGGATCCTGATGCTCCAAGCCCAAGCAACCCTAACCTGAGGGAGTATCTACACTG gCTGGTCACAGATATCCCAGCAACTACAGATACAAGCTTTG GAAATGAAGTTATATGCTACGAGAGTCCACAACCATCATTGGGAATTCATCGCTTTGTTTTCGTGTTGTTTCGACAATTGGGTCGCGAAACTGTGTATGCACCAGGTTGGCGTCAGAATTTCACCACAAGAGACTTTGCAGAACTTTACAATCTTGGTTTGCCTGTTGCTGCTGTTTACTTCAATTGCCATAGGGAGAGTGGTACTGGTGGCCGCCGCGCATAA